A genome region from Macrotis lagotis isolate mMagLag1 chromosome 4, bilby.v1.9.chrom.fasta, whole genome shotgun sequence includes the following:
- the LOC141520317 gene encoding cathepsin G-like, which produces MHFLFPLLVTLLQSPDARAGEIIGGKEAKPHSRPYMAYLTFRNESGFRMTCGAFLIREDFLLTAAHCWGKSMNIILGAHNIKKSEKTQQRIPVFKAIPHQQYDKKTFKNDIMLLQLKKVRLNKEVDFLPLPGKKDWIKPGKSCTVAGWGKTLEKRMSDTLQEVEIKVIKEQECMEIYPQNYNWFTQICAGDPKEQRAAFKGDSGGPLVCDSVAQGIVSYVSSCGRNPHVYTRISSFLPWIEKTMNAQKY; this is translated from the exons ATGCATTTCCTGTTCCCTCTCTTAGTGACATTGCTTCAATCTCCTGATGCTAGAGCTG GGGAGATCATCGGGGGCAAGGAGGCAAAGCCTCATTCTCGGCCTTACATGGCATATCTGACATTCAGAAATGAAAGTGGATTCAGGATGACATGTGGTGCTTTTCTGATTCGAGAGGACTTTCTGCTGACAGCAGCTCACTGCTGGGGAAA GTCAATGAACATTATTCTGGGGGCACACAACATCAAGAAGTCAGAAAAGACCCAACAACGGATTCCTGTTTTCAAAGCTATTCCCCACCAGCAATATGACAAGAAGACCTTCAAAAATGATATTATGTTGCTTCAG CTGAAGAAGGTCAGGCTGAACAAAGAGGTGGACTTCTTGCCTTTGCCTGGGAAGAAGGATTGGATAAAGCCTGGGAAGAGTTGTACTGTGGCAGGCTGGGGGAAGACACTTGAGAAAAGAATGTCAGACACACTGCAAGAAGTGGAGATAAAAGTGATAAAGGAGCAGGAGTGCATGGAAATATATCCCCAAAACTACAACTGGTTTACTCAGATTTGTGCTGGAGATCCTAAAGAACAAAGGGCTGCTTTTAAG GGGGACTCTGGAGGACCTCTTGTGTGTGACAGCGTGGCCCAGGGCATTGTCTCCTATGTTTCTTCCTGTGGGAGGAACCCTCATGTCTACACTCGAATCTCCAGCTTCTTACCATGGATAGAAAAAACAATGAATGCTCAAAAGTACTGA